The DNA segment AAGAAAGCCGATCAAGCCGCGCAATGACCTCGCCGACGTCCAGACGAAGTCCACCACCCGCACATCGACACCGGTGAGACTGATGCCCGCCGGGAGCGGTTCATAGGTCAGCGTCAAATACCCCTCGACAGTGCCGTCGTTGGCATACCAGCCAAAGACAAGCCGCCGTGTGAAAACAACTTCCTGCCAGTGTTGTTCAGGCCGTTGCAGGAGTCCATTATGGCGCATCGCAAAATCCCGGTAACAAGCCATCACGGCTTCCCGCTCAACTTCGGTCCGCACCGGTGCGACCGCCATGCGCTCGGGAAAAGCCGGCAGCGCACCGGGCCGAAAACGGTAGTTGCGCACATGCCCGACTGGACCCCAGCCGAGCCGTCTGTAGAATCCGTGGTCGAACGGATGCAAGATGGAAAGCGGCGTGCGATTGTGTTCCATTATCTGCATTGCCTTCACCATCATCCAGTGAGCGATGCGCTGGCGGCGTGCTTCCGGTGCCACCGATACATAGGTGATGCCGCCAGTCGAGACCGCCCGGCCGAAAAAGAAGACCTTTAGGCCATACAGCCCGAAGAGGCCGATAACCCGACCCTGCCGCTCGCAAATCCAGTTGTCTTCAAGAGGCAGTAGTTCATTGTCTCGGATGCGGGCAGCGCGCTCTTCGAGCGTCCCCTCTATAGCCGGGAAACTGGCAAAGTGAAGGCGGGCCAATTCAGCAAGGTCGGCATCCCGCGCCCGTCGGATGTTCAATTCGGCCGGTATGGTCGGCATCGGCAGATTCCATGTGAGAACTCACTTCACTGACAGCAGGACTCGTCCCGCACCTGCAATCCTTTACATGCGGGTCGCGAACCGCCCCCCAGGAACTTGCAATCATCCCCAGACAATATAACAAAAACGCCGGACGAATCCGGCGTTTCCGCGATAGTCTAAAGCAGCCGCTACGACCGCAAGGTCAGTCCGTCAGTTGAAGTCGGGCGTGATCACCTCGGTGACTCCCGGCACCATTTGACGCAGATACTGCTCTACGCCCATCTTGATGTGCATAAGCGACATCCCGCAGCCGTGACAGGCGCCGCTGAGGGCGACCTCAACAACTCCTCCGGGGTGGATTTCAAGCAGGCGAATGTCCCCGCCTTCCATATAGAACGAAGGGCGCAATTGGTCGAGCGCTATCTCGACAGAACGACGATCTACCTCCATCGGGAGGTCCTTTCAGTTGAAACATCACACGTATGGGGAGCTAACTCCACACATGTAAGTTATACTCCTTCCGGCGGAGGAAGTTGGCTCGCCGGCGGCATCTCCCGCATCGCCAACAAAACTCCCCCGATGACCACGACCGCACCTAACACAACTCCCGGTGAGAGCGACTCCCCCAACAGCCCCCATCCCATCACCAGTGCCAGTACCGGCACGGCATAAATGAACAATCCGGCTCGAGAAGCCGGCCAGTGCGACAGCACCCAGAACCAGATGATGAAACTGATCACCGTGCAGCCGGCTGAGAGGAACAGAATAGCCCACCAAAGTTCCGCCGGGGCGTCAAGCCATAGCCTTATAAAGTCCAATGACACAAATGGCAGCGTCCAGAGAGATCCGAGCCCGATGAACCAGGTGAGCCCTTCGATCGGGCTGCGCCCGGTGATGAGCCGTTTCGAGATTACCGTGAACCCGCCCCAGCCTATGACTGCGCCGAGCGTTACAAAAAGGCCAAAGGCCTTTACCCCGAGCGGAATCTCGCTTCGGTCGTCGGCGAGCGCCTGGCCGGTCAGCGCAATCACCAACAGCCCGGCAAATGCGACCGCCAACCCGACAATCCGCCGTCCCGGAATATGCTCTTTCAGGAGCAGCGCTGCCCATATCGCTATACAAGCCGGATTGAGGGATATGACCAGACTCGCCCATCCGGCGGGGATTAGCGTCTCGCCGTAGTTGAGGCAGATATGGTAGCCCGGCACGGCGAGGAAGGAGCAGAGTATAGTCAGCCACCGGTCCTGGCGGCTAAGGTGCTGCCAGAAACCGTTCCGGCTGGACTTCCTTCGCGCCAGAAAGGCTATGGGAAGCAGCATCAACGCCGATGGTATAAACCGCGCCGCGACCAACTCCATAGGGCCTAAATGGCGCAGACCTACCTTGATGGCGATGAACGACCCGCCCCAAAAGACCATCACCACCAGCAGGAGGAAGACGATCCAACCGGTAGGGGTATGTGGAATCGATTCGCCCGCCGCCCGGCTCACCTGCCGTCCAGGCCGATTCCCCACATCCCCCGACCGGCCCTGCGAGCCGCGCGCTCGGACATCTCAAACTCGCGATGCAATCTCGATTTCTCCTTGCGATAGAGCCGGCCGTAGCCCTGCCGGATGATTTCAGAGTTAACGAACAGCCCGTCCGGGGAGCGATAAATATAGGCCAGAGTCCGCCCGAAGCGATCCTTCCCTGCCTTGCCGTTGCGTTCATACTCGAGTAAGACCTCCTCGCCGGATAGGAGGTTCTTCGTGAACCGGTTCGCCTCCGGGCCATATGGCTCCATCGGAGTTCCCGGCTTGACCGTTTCCGGCGTATCTACACCGATCAACCGGACGGTCTCCTCACGACCTTCAATTTGCAGGACAACGGTGTCGCCGTCGATGACCCGCTTCACCGGCCAGGGGCCGCTCCGCACAGTTCCTGCTGTCGAACTCCTCTCCCCCGGTCCAAGATAGAATGACGTCCCGGCACCAAGAATCGCTCCAACAATGAGGCTGAGAGCATTGGTGCTAAGTTTCCCAACGACGGGACGCGATCCAGCCGGACGGTCGCCCTTGGCTTTCTTTACGAGCAACTTACGTTTGGGATTCATCAGACCTCTCGAATCGCCCTGCCGGCCGCCGTGGCTGCCGCGATCGTCCCGATCGCCAGTCCGGCTGCGGCCAGTGCGGTGGTTGATTTCCAGCCGCTCACCATGGGAATTGCAAATGAGAGTCGAATGAACCAGAGCAGCCCTTGCAGCGAAAGCCCTGCGGCAATCCCGGAGAGTAACCCGTAATAGGCACCCAACGCCGCAAACGGCCCGCGTGCAAGCCAGGGTGTTCCTCCGGAGAGCAACACCACCCTGAGAAACTCCGACCGCGCCCGGATCGCACTGGTAACGGTCATCACCGACAGGGTTACCGACAAGAGTAACGCCGCGCCGACGACCATCGTCACAACCCTACCGGCCCGGCGATTGAACGAATCAAGTTGCGCAAGTAATTCCCCGTCGTATATCACCCGCTCCACTCCGGGCGACGATTCCAGGAACGTAGATGCCGACTTCCATGCCGTTCGCGGGTCAGCATCTTCCCGAAGACTAACGATAAGCGATGCCGGAAGCGGATTCGTCCCCAACACTTCAAAGACATTGGATCCGAAATCGGCAGCGAACCGCCGGGCGGCCTGATCCTTTGAAATGTAAGTTGCAGAGCGAATATAGGGATGTTGGAGAGCCGCCTGACCGACTTCGGCGATGGCAGCGCTATCGACTTCGGTATGGAAGAAGGCTTCGACCTCGAAACGGCCCAGCAGTCCCCGACTCCAATCGTGGAGCAACAAATACCCCGACCCGACCAACCCGGTTAGCGCAAGCGTCATTGTAAGTACCGCAAGCGTAAGCAGTCCGAGCAGCCCCAGACTCCGAAATGACCGCCAGCCTTCCCGCAGGGCAAAGAGGATCACTCAGCGCTCCAGATGGCCATGATCCATTTTAAGAACTACCGGCCGAAGGTGTTCGAACCGCTCCGGTTGGTGGGTTGCCACCAACACGGCCGTGCCGTTGCGACTAACTCGAGCCAGATGCTCGACGATCTCCGCCGAGGTCTCCGCATCAAGGTTGCTTACCGGCTCATCTGCGAGCAGGAGAAATGGGTCGTTGACGAGCGCGCGTGCGATAGCGGCGCGTTGGCGTTCACCGGTCGAAAGGTGCGACGGACGGGCGTTCAGTTTCTGCGCCAGGCCGACCCGATTTAGAGCCCGGACGGCCCGCCCGCGGGAGTGATTAAGCGACGTCTCGCAACGCGCCGCAAGGATGACATTTTCAAGGGTTGACCGGTCGTCGAGGAGATGCAAATCCTGATGCACGATCCCAAGCCGGCGGCGCCACTGCGGTTTCAGACGATCGGGAAGTCCACTCGAACGAAACCGCTCGAGCGTGATTTCCCCAGCATCGGCGGCAAGTTCGAGCGAAATCAATTTGAGCAGCGTCGTCTTGCCGGCACCGGTGCGCCCGGTCAGCAGCGCAAACTCACCGCGCGCAAGGTCGAACGAAACGCCGCTTACGCCATGTCCTCCGGCATAACGATATGTAACATTTAGTAACTTAAGCATTTAATATAAAGGGCGGGATAACTCCCGCCCTCCTGATAATTATGCCACCTTCCTGCAGAGGAAATGCACCCGAAGCGATCCTGAGGATGGCGGACGACGACGAAACTCATCGGTCTCCTCGACAATTGTCAGCGGACTACGGCCCAGCAGTGCGCGCACTGTTCCGACCGGGTAGATACGTTGGATATGACGTTCCAGAAGCGGTTCGCCTCCCCCCGGCAGGGTGATCTCAAAGATATTCTCTTGAAGTCGCTGCTTCGCGTCGTAATGCATCCATCTAATGTAAGATAGATCGCTGCTGCGACCGCGCTCGCTGCGGTCGGTGAAGTGAATGCGAGAATTCGATTCGGTGCAGATGTCAAACAGGAAAAGCCCACCCGGTCGAAGCGCATTCGCCGCGGCGGCAATGAAATTGCTGAAGGCGTCTTCAGTCAGCAGGTAGTTGATCGAGTCATAGAGGCAAAGGAGGGAGTCATAGTGGTTGCGGGTGTCGAGCGACTCGAACGTGCCAACCGAGAATTGGGGCGCGTTCTGCATCCCGACGGACTTGGCACGGGCTCGCTCGATCATTCCCGGGGAGCGGTCGAAGGCTTCGACTCGGTAGCCATAGAGAGCCAGCAGCAACGCCGTCGTCCCTGTGCCGCAACCGCAGTCGAGCAGGATCGGCGGCGGATCGGCATCGGGTGGAGCCAGTCCATGGGTCGTTAGCAGATCGAGCGCAAAGCGCGACCAGCGCGAATAATCGACATGCGCCATCAGGTCGTCGTAGAGCGCCGCCAATGCGGTGTAGGGAGGCTGCTCAAGACCCGGCGGTGCTGGATTGCCGGCCTCTACAGCCTCCCCTTTCGATCTCCATAACTGCAATGCGATTTACCGGCTGTGCCCATTCATCCGCATAAAAGCCGGTACGTCGAAGTCCGCAGGCGGCTCACCGTCAAGGTCAACCTCAAGCCGGATGCGCGAGGGCGGAACGACTCTCGGCGGCTCGATCACCGGATCGCGGCGGATGATCGCCGGCTTGTCCATTTCCGTGCGCTGGGTGCGGGCGGAACGAAAGTCGGCGGTCGCTTCAGGCAGCACCGTTACGACCGGGGGAACCCGCCCGCCAGTGAAGCCGGTTGCGATGACCGTCACCCGGATCTCCTCGCCCGAGTTGTCGTCGATGACGGCGCCGAATATGACGTTGGCTTCATCGCCGGCGGCTTCATTAATCACCGTCATCGCTTCGTTCACTTCGTGGAGGGTCATCTCCGACGATCCGGTAACGTTGACCAGCACCCCCTTGGCGCCCGCAATCGAGACATCCTCGAGCAGCGGCGACGATATCGCCGCTCGAGCCGCCATTTCACCGCGCTGTTCACCCACCGCAATGCCGATCCCCATCATTGCATCACCGCCGCACTGCATCACCGTCCGGACGTCTGCGAAGTCGAGATTGATGATGCCTGAATTTGTGATCAGGTCGGTGATGCCGCGCGTCGCATCGGTCAGGACGGAGTCGGCTTTCTCGAACGCCTTCAGAAGCGTCGTCTTCACCTCGACGACGGAGAGGAGTCGCTGGTTCGGGATCACGACCAGTGTGTCGCAGTTGCCGCGCAATTCCTTGATGCCAGTGTCAGCGTAGATCATCCGGCGACGACCCTCGAAGATGAACGGCTTGGTAACGATGGCGACCGTCAGTGCTCCGGCGTCCCGCGCAAGTTGCGCGATGTGCGGCGCTGCCCCAGTGCCGGTGCCGCCGCCCATCCCGGCGGTGATGAAGACGAGGTCGGTCTCGGCGAGCACTTCTCGCAGGAACTCGGTATCATCCACGGCTGCCTTCTTCCCAACCTCGGGATTGGCTCCCGCGCCCAGACCGCGCGTCAGTAGTTTGCCAATCTGCACCTTGCGCGGGGCGAGGTTGCGGTCGAGCGCCTGGGCGTCGGTGTTGATGGTGATGAACTCGACCCCCTTCATACCGGACAGGATCATCCGGTCCACAGCGTTCCCGCCGGCACCGCCGACCCCGACCACCTTCATCCGGGCGTTGACGACCGGCTCGTCTGCGAACTTGATGGTAAGTGGAGTGATCATTCGCTCTCCCTGTAGGGATATGTTATTTTTTGAAATTCGTGGATTTGGAGGCTCCGCAGCTTTTGCCCAAGCCTCCTGCTGTTCTCACCTGGCGTCGAAACGCTTGATCCTCTGAGGGTGCAGCGACTATGTAAGCAGCGTCTCAAAAGCCGACCGGACCGAACTCCAGAGCCCTGTCGTCGCTCGCGGCCTTTGACGGCGCGGCGAGAAGGTAGCCTCCTCGGGGTCGTGCAGTGCGAAACTGATGAGGCCTACCGCGGTGGCAAAGGCGGGATTGTGAACTGTGTCCACCAGCCCGTAGATGTTGCGCGGATGCCCGATCCGGACCGGCCGCAGGAAAATCTCCTCAGCCAGGCCTTTGATGCCGCTCATCATTGCTCCGCCTCCGGTCAGGATGATCCCCGCCGAGATCAGGTCAGCGCATTCGACTCTCTTCAACTGGACTTGCACCAGGCGCAGGATTTCCTCCAGGCGCGCTCTGACCACAGCGTTCAACTCGATGGGATCGACGAGCCGTCCGCCAAAGTCGCCATCGCCCTCGATGGTGAACCGCTCCGAAACTCCGACCGGTGGAGTAACCGCCGCATGATCGATCTTCAGCCGCTCGGCCATATCGGGTGAGACTCCCAACACCTGGGCGATATCGCGGGTGACATTGATGCCGCCAAGCGGGATGATCGAGGTGTGCTGGAGCGACCCATTCATATAGACCGTGATGTCGGTCGTCCCGCCGCCGAGTTCGATCATCAACGCCCCGATCTCCATCTCGTCGGGCGTCAGAACTGCGAAACTCGAAGCCAGCGGCTGCAGGATCAGTTTTCTCAGGCTTATGCCGGCATTGCGGATGACTCGCTGTATGTTCTGTGTCGTCGTCACCAGCCCGGTGATGATGTGGACGTCGGCTTCGAGACGCCGACCGCTGATGCCGATCGGGTTGGGGATCTCCGATTGATCGTCGATAGTGAAGCCTTGCGGCATCACATGGAGTATTTCCCGATCGGTTGGAAGCGCCACTTCC comes from the Calditrichota bacterium genome and includes:
- a CDS encoding GNAT family N-acetyltransferase translates to MPTIPAELNIRRARDADLAELARLHFASFPAIEGTLEERAARIRDNELLPLEDNWICERQGRVIGLFGLYGLKVFFFGRAVSTGGITYVSVAPEARRQRIAHWMMVKAMQIMEHNRTPLSILHPFDHGFYRRLGWGPVGHVRNYRFRPGALPAFPERMAVAPVRTEVEREAVMACYRDFAMRHNGLLQRPEQHWQEVVFTRRLVFGWYANDGTVEGYLTLTYEPLPAGISLTGVDVRVVDFVWTSARSLRGLIGFLAAQSDQARAVVFADQANLPLDDLQASPIMEGGRQTWHGGAETAVAGSTLMGRIVNLKQALLTTGAPEGSEGRFNLLIKDEFCPSNADLLAVSCSGGKIEFPKTPATVPVLKADIATLSSLFWGALELRGALDLGMAEVDGDGDRSIVEQFFARPKPINYDYF
- a CDS encoding NifU family protein; the encoded protein is MEVDRRSVEIALDQLRPSFYMEGGDIRLLEIHPGGVVEVALSGACHGCGMSLMHIKMGVEQYLRQMVPGVTEVITPDFN
- a CDS encoding DMT family transporter, encoding MSRAAGESIPHTPTGWIVFLLLVVMVFWGGSFIAIKVGLRHLGPMELVAARFIPSALMLLPIAFLARRKSSRNGFWQHLSRQDRWLTILCSFLAVPGYHICLNYGETLIPAGWASLVISLNPACIAIWAALLLKEHIPGRRIVGLAVAFAGLLVIALTGQALADDRSEIPLGVKAFGLFVTLGAVIGWGGFTVISKRLITGRSPIEGLTWFIGLGSLWTLPFVSLDFIRLWLDAPAELWWAILFLSAGCTVISFIIWFWVLSHWPASRAGLFIYAVPVLALVMGWGLLGESLSPGVVLGAVVVIGGVLLAMREMPPASQLPPPEGV
- a CDS encoding thermonuclease, giving the protein MNPKRKLLVKKAKGDRPAGSRPVVGKLSTNALSLIVGAILGAGTSFYLGPGERSSTAGTVRSGPWPVKRVIDGDTVVLQIEGREETVRLIGVDTPETVKPGTPMEPYGPEANRFTKNLLSGEEVLLEYERNGKAGKDRFGRTLAYIYRSPDGLFVNSEIIRQGYGRLYRKEKSRLHREFEMSERAARRAGRGMWGIGLDGR
- a CDS encoding ATP-binding cassette domain-containing protein, with product MLKLLNVTYRYAGGHGVSGVSFDLARGEFALLTGRTGAGKTTLLKLISLELAADAGEITLERFRSSGLPDRLKPQWRRRLGIVHQDLHLLDDRSTLENVILAARCETSLNHSRGRAVRALNRVGLAQKLNARPSHLSTGERQRAAIARALVNDPFLLLADEPVSNLDAETSAEIVEHLARVSRNGTAVLVATHQPERFEHLRPVVLKMDHGHLER
- a CDS encoding class I SAM-dependent methyltransferase; its protein translation is MQLWRSKGEAVEAGNPAPPGLEQPPYTALAALYDDLMAHVDYSRWSRFALDLLTTHGLAPPDADPPPILLDCGCGTGTTALLLALYGYRVEAFDRSPGMIERARAKSVGMQNAPQFSVGTFESLDTRNHYDSLLCLYDSINYLLTEDAFSNFIAAAANALRPGGLFLFDICTESNSRIHFTDRSERGRSSDLSYIRWMHYDAKQRLQENIFEITLPGGGEPLLERHIQRIYPVGTVRALLGRSPLTIVEETDEFRRRPPSSGSLRVHFLCRKVA
- the ftsZ gene encoding cell division protein FtsZ → MITPLTIKFADEPVVNARMKVVGVGGAGGNAVDRMILSGMKGVEFITINTDAQALDRNLAPRKVQIGKLLTRGLGAGANPEVGKKAAVDDTEFLREVLAETDLVFITAGMGGGTGTGAAPHIAQLARDAGALTVAIVTKPFIFEGRRRMIYADTGIKELRGNCDTLVVIPNQRLLSVVEVKTTLLKAFEKADSVLTDATRGITDLITNSGIINLDFADVRTVMQCGGDAMMGIGIAVGEQRGEMAARAAISSPLLEDVSIAGAKGVLVNVTGSSEMTLHEVNEAMTVINEAAGDEANVIFGAVIDDNSGEEIRVTVIATGFTGGRVPPVVTVLPEATADFRSARTQRTEMDKPAIIRRDPVIEPPRVVPPSRIRLEVDLDGEPPADFDVPAFMRMNGHSR
- the ftsA gene encoding cell division protein FtsA; this translates as MATAKTLVGIDLGTTKITAIIAEVEDDGEIEIVGVGTVPSTGIKRGVIVGMEKAIDSVQDAVEEAEHMAGVKVREAFVTVASDQIRSLNSRGIVAVARGKNNPRDTVVSDEDIARVLDKAREVALPTDREILHVMPQGFTIDDQSEIPNPIGISGRRLEADVHIITGLVTTTQNIQRVIRNAGISLRKLILQPLASSFAVLTPDEMEIGALMIELGGGTTDITVYMNGSLQHTSIIPLGGINVTRDIAQVLGVSPDMAERLKIDHAAVTPPVGVSERFTIEGDGDFGGRLVDPIELNAVVRARLEEILRLVQVQLKRVECADLISAGIILTGGGAMMSGIKGLAEEIFLRPVRIGHPRNIYGLVDTVHNPAFATAVGLISFALHDPEEATFSPRRQRPRATTGLWSSVRSAFETLLT